From one Catellatospora sp. IY07-71 genomic stretch:
- a CDS encoding O-acetyl-ADP-ribose deacetylase, whose translation MRVTLVQGDITRQEADVIVNAANSSLLGGGGVDGAIHRRGGPEILAECRALRASRYGRGLPTGQAVATTAGNLPARWVVHTVGPVYSTGEDRAELLRDCYRNALRVAEELGARTIAFPLISSGVYRWPVDDAVRQALHVLDTAETPIEEAVLVLFDEPTHRTALAVRAADA comes from the coding sequence ATGCGCGTCACGCTCGTCCAGGGCGACATCACCCGCCAGGAAGCCGACGTGATCGTCAACGCGGCCAACTCGTCGCTGCTCGGCGGCGGTGGCGTGGACGGCGCCATCCACCGCCGGGGCGGCCCGGAGATCCTCGCCGAGTGCCGGGCGCTGCGCGCCTCCCGCTACGGCCGCGGCCTGCCCACCGGCCAGGCGGTCGCCACCACTGCCGGCAACCTGCCCGCGCGCTGGGTGGTGCACACCGTCGGGCCGGTCTACAGCACCGGCGAGGACCGTGCGGAGCTGCTGCGCGACTGCTACCGCAACGCGCTGCGGGTCGCGGAGGAGCTGGGCGCGCGCACGATCGCCTTCCCGCTCATCTCCTCCGGGGTGTACCGGTGGCCGGTCGACGACGCCGTACGCCAGGCCCTGCACGTCCTCGACACGGCGGAGACGCCGATCGAGGAGGCCGTGCTCGTCCTCTTCGACGAACCCACCCACCGCACGGCACTCGCGGTGCGCGCGGCGGACGCCTAG
- the cobC gene encoding Rv2231c family pyridoxal phosphate-dependent protein CobC: MTAYDLGYHGDVAVGPGLVDLAVNVRQAPLPGWLAEPVRDSLTRLDAYPDGTAARAALAARHHRDPAEVLLTAGAAQAFTLLAQALRDARRPVVVHPQFTEPEAALLAAGHRVGRVLLPEPFLLDPAAVPEDADLVVLGNPTNPTSVAHPADTVASLARPGRVLVVDEAFADTIPGEPHSLASRRDLPGLVVIRSLTKTWALAGLRVGYLLAAPELVARLAAVQPLWPVSTPALAAAAACAAPHAVAAEEQIAHELAVRREHLLAALRGLPGVHVAGTPASSFVLIQVPDGAGVRERLREHGYAVRRADTFPGLGPDWLRVAVRDQQVSDAFTATLGDVLW; this comes from the coding sequence ATGACCGCTTACGACCTCGGGTATCACGGCGACGTCGCCGTCGGGCCGGGGCTGGTCGACCTCGCAGTGAACGTACGCCAGGCGCCGCTGCCCGGCTGGCTCGCCGAACCCGTCCGCGACTCGCTGACCAGGCTCGACGCGTACCCCGACGGCACGGCGGCACGGGCCGCGCTCGCCGCCCGGCACCACCGCGACCCGGCCGAGGTCCTGCTCACCGCCGGGGCCGCCCAGGCGTTCACGCTGCTCGCCCAGGCGCTGCGCGACGCCCGCCGCCCGGTCGTGGTGCACCCGCAGTTCACCGAGCCCGAGGCGGCGCTGCTGGCCGCGGGGCACCGGGTCGGCCGGGTGCTGCTGCCCGAGCCGTTCCTGCTGGACCCGGCCGCCGTCCCGGAGGACGCCGACCTGGTGGTGCTCGGCAACCCCACCAACCCGACGTCGGTGGCGCACCCCGCCGACACGGTGGCGAGTCTGGCCCGGCCCGGCCGGGTGCTGGTGGTGGACGAGGCCTTCGCCGACACGATCCCCGGCGAGCCGCACTCCCTCGCGTCCCGGCGCGACCTGCCCGGCCTGGTCGTGATCCGCAGCCTCACCAAGACCTGGGCGCTGGCGGGGCTGCGCGTCGGCTACCTGCTCGCCGCGCCCGAGCTGGTCGCCCGGCTGGCCGCGGTGCAGCCGCTGTGGCCGGTGTCCACGCCCGCGCTCGCCGCCGCCGCGGCCTGCGCCGCGCCGCACGCGGTCGCGGCGGAGGAGCAGATAGCCCATGAGCTGGCGGTACGCCGGGAGCACCTGCTCGCCGCGCTGCGCGGCCTGCCGGGGGTGCACGTGGCGGGGACGCCCGCCAGCTCGTTCGTGCTGATCCAGGTGCCGGACGGGGCGGGGGTGCGCGAGCGGCTGCGCGAGCACGGGTACGCGGTCCGCCGCGCCGACACCTTCCCCGGTCTCGGCCCCGACTGGCTGCGGGTCGCCGTACGCGACCAGCAGGTCAGCGACGCTTTCACGGCGACGCTCGGCGATGTTTTGTGGTGA